The Fragaria vesca subsp. vesca unplaced genomic scaffold, FraVesHawaii_1.0 scf0511356, whole genome shotgun sequence genomic interval TCTTGAGTTCGTGCGTCTACATAGTCCTCCAGAcaaagttattcacatatgtccgtgcaacaaatgtctcaatcggacatcagtaacatatgaagacatgtattCTCACTTGGCACTAAACGGTATTTGtcctagttataccacatggacatggcacggcgaaaatcaagttcaaatgcctacacttgcagaaattcaagcacaacataatcaGTAGGCAGGATCTTCCAATGCTAGTTACGGGGACCCTGCTGTGATGAACCTCTTAAACGATGCCTTCCCGTTCGCCGCCTCAGGATATcagcaaaatgttgtttatgacaaCGCCCCTGACACCTTCCCAAATGTCTCCCACGTTGACTACAgcagtgattatgataattacaACAGGCTTGTACAGGAAGTACAAACCCCATTGTATCCTGGTAGTGAGCATACTGTGTTGGGTATCGCCATGGAGCAAATGCAGATAAAAAACAAGCAGGGAAAGACTAAAACATGTTTTGATGCGGATATTGCACTTATGAAGAAAGTGCTTCCCATAGGTAACAGTTGTCCGGAAAATTTCGACCAGGTAAAAAGGATGTTGGCTGGCCTCGGTCTTGATCACCAAAAGATAGACGCTTGCGTCAATAACTGCTTCTTGtattacaaagacaacaaggatCAAGTTGAGTGCCCACACTGCTACGAGCCAAGGTATGAAGCTTCCACTTCATCTAAGCAGAAAAAGCCTATTCCTAGGAAGGTTCTTCGTTACTTCCCATTGGGTCCTCGTTTGCAACGTTTGTACATGTCTTCCCATACGGCCAAACATATGAGATGGCACCAGGCAAGGCAccagggagaggagaggataGATCCGGATAATCTCACACACCCCgcagacggggaggcttggaagcacttTGACCGTTCTTTTCCCGAATTTGCTGGAGACTATCGAAATGTCAGACTCGGACTTGCAACAAACGGATTCAATCCTACtagaaacatgaatttgtcttacAACATTTGGCATGTGATAGTCTTTCCGTACAATCTACCTCCCAACAAGTGTATGAGGAAATAGTACAATTTCCTTACGCTTATGGTTCCAGGGCCATGTTCTCCACCAAAGTGTTTGGATGTGTACATGAGACCATTAATTGACGAGTTGCAGgagttatgggaaaatggacTCCCTACTTTTGACAAGCAtggtcaaacttcattcatgatgaaagcAGCTGTTATTTggaccatcagtgatttttcaGCTTATGGGATGTTGTCTGGCCAACAAACTAAGGGGTACAAAGCTTGCCCGGTATGCATAGATGACGTCAATTCTAGTTGGCACgccgacaaaatttgtttcttgggaTCTCGTAGACATCTTCCCGAGGATCACGAGTGGAGGTGGGATGCtgatgcatttgatgggactgagGAGCATAATCCGAAACCCCCAGGGAGGtctggtgagtggattttggaGAGGCTTAACCAACACTGGTTCAGATATTTGAGTACGAGTAAAGAAGTAACTGACTTGAATCCTCCCACGCCTGATGAGTTGAAATATTGGACGCACAAAAGTATATTCTTTGAATTGCCTTACTGGTCGACCTTGAAAATCAGACACAACTTGGACGTCATGCACatagagaagaatgtttgtgacagcgttcttggaacaattctgaatctcaaacataagaacaaagacACCCCCAAAGCCCGTGTTGATCTTAAGATGATGGGTATACGCCCCCAGCTATGGCTAGTAGagagcaaaaaacaaaaaaaccataatGCTGAAAGCAGGCTACACAATTCATCCTCAAAAGAAGGCAGAAGTGTTTCAGTGGTTTGGAAACGTTAAGTATCCTCACGGATATGCAGGGAATATCGCTCGATGTATTAAGATGGGGGAAAATAAGATTAGTGGGTTGAAGactcatgactgtcatgttttgCTGCAACGTCTTCTTCCCGTGGTCATTAGACCGTATTTGTAAAGTGATGTGGTTGCACTACGTCTTTTTTGGCTTCAGACGACTTGGATCAGACGACAGAAGACATATTTGCTGTCGTCTGATACATTCAGACGAcacacatttatatatatgtcgtctgaatgtAGCAACTCACAGACAGCTTAAATTAGCGTGTTCATGAGATGACAGACGTCTGTCGTCTTAAAACAACCCCAAATTTGCAATATAATGGTTCGATCTAAGACGACACTCTTCTGTCGTCTCTATATTGACGTAGATATCTAATATTTTTTGGTACAACAAATGTCTTTTTTTGGACACTTTATAGACCCTATCTTCCCGATAATTTGTTTGAAGTTCTCAATTGAGTGATTTTTCTCACAACTGaaacctctcttcctctcttcctcacaAACCAAATTCTCTCATATATCTCCTCATTCTCAAACTGATCGAATCCTCTCTTCTATATCTAACCCTCAAACCAATTCCTCTCATCTTCGGAGACCCAGATCTGAAAAACCCCAATTTCAACCTCCCAAACCCTCGCAAACCATGTCCGCCGCCTAAACCACCACCCAGAAGAAGCGCGCAGCCGAGCCCGCGCTCATCAAGTCGGCCAACCTCGATCTCAACCTCTCCATGTTCTTTTCCTCTAATTCCTTCATATCTCTTTCTTTCGCATACGGAATCGGCTCTTGATGTGTtcgatttgaatttttttgcaATGATATCAAAGAATCATGTCGGTGCTGCAACAAATCCGATATAAGGTGCACATGGACGACTTGAAGATGAACGAAGAGGCCATTTCCAAGTGAAAATTCAAAACGTTTAGCTCTTGATTTCACTAAACTCAGCtctaaaaattcaaaactctatctattttttgattatttttgcTAATATAGTATCAAATTAGaatttgtgttcatttttCCCCAGTTTTGAAGTTCCGTACTCAAATTAcagatttcttgttttttttttttttttctttctttccttgtgtttagattttgattcagttgatgatgttgagtAACATGAGTTCGTAATTATAGCTAGACAATGATCATATAATGGGATTGTTCAAtctgataaaaataatttcaaaaggCATAAGTGCATAACCTTCACcatgaaaatttgatgatgtaaTTTCTATTGTGGTCAAATAACATGTGTTTCGAGACCATCCAACTCTAACATACTATATCTCTCTATCTATCTCTCTAAAATATCTCTCTCTagcttctatatataaatgttggaGGAACAGCAAATGAAGCTCTGAGGCAAAGGAAGAGAATTGCTTGGCGTCTGTAACCAATGAATGTCAACAAAGATTATGTCTCTCTTCCATCACTTTCTGCCAATCCCCCTTTAgccatttcattttctttgtttctctacCTTTATTTAGCAGTCTCTTAGTTTCTTATTTTAATGCAGATTCCATCTCTGGTTTCATGGTTGTCTCCAATCAAGGTAAAACCTAACACAGtcactttttaattttttctctctattttcgCCTGTGGATGTACAAAACTCTTTCCTGCTTTTTCAGTTTGTTGTTTGAATATTAAAATGAGAGTATTGTAATGTAATGCAAAATTGCaaattgatttgtttattgaaGAATTTTTGCTTTGTATGGTTTCTTGTACTCTCTGTTATTAgtttctacatatatatatatatatacacatattcaGGTATATATAATGACTTGTGAGGAACCATATTAAGATTCTTGTAGAAAAAGTAGGATGTCGAGCTGAATCttaatttattgttttgtaaATACCATCTTACATTGCAAGTATGTAAGAATTATAGCTGAATTCCACTTTTCATgatttatagtttatataagGATTTCAGGTCCTAGTGATAAGACTTGCAATGCTTGAGAGAAGAACGCAGATATTTTACAGATACGTTGCAGGTGATTACTTAGtgtttttttaaaagtaaACTATTAAGCATGATTCTACCACACTCATCTGCCAATGGATCTCAAACATCAGTCAACTCAACATTGCCTTAGTTTATAGATTCATTCAGACGGACCAATTGGTGTATGTTAGCTTCTATGATAATTCATTCAATTGCATGCTAGTTTATATTTGGCTTTTGTGGCCTTAAAACTTACTAATATTCTTTGTCTTCAATTTGGCAGGAGACACTTGAATGATAGGTGCACACTGAAGTTTGGATATGAAGGAAGTATCAGAGTGTATTAGTGCTGTTAGGACTTGGGGGGGACTTCCTACACGCCACAATTGTAGTTGCTAGTATTTGGTTTgttgtcttttttattttatagctTGTAGGCTGGTCTCTTTAGAACTTTGTAaactttgttggtttttggcaatgagaatgaatttgaGATATCTGAATCATGTTGTGCAAATGCTTTATTAAATTGtcatccaaattaaaatcagacaacatatattcCCATGGACATCGACGTCTCTACATATTTCAAACGacatttatatgtcgtcttaaagtaaaagatgaCCATATTGTATGTCGTCTGAGGTAAGTATCAGACGACATATGTGATGTTTGAATACATTTGAGTCGAGAGAAGAGGTTTGACGTATGTCGTCTAAGATATATTTAGACGACAAAATAGTAACGTGTGAATAAGTTTAAGCCAAGAGACGGCTGCTCACATCTTTAGTATAACTTTAGTTTCGACGATACTTTTATGTCGTTAAGAAGCTTTCTCACGACagaaactttaattttgttaggAATGTAGGTGCATACAGACGACAGTTGCTTATATACAATCTGTCGTCGAAGTTGTATCAAACGTCTGACCAGGTTTGTCGACTGAATGCTTATTAGATGACTGCTTGATAGACGACAACCGAAAAAGCATTTAGACGACCGACCTGGCAGGTCGTCTGAAGCCAAAATTGACGTAGTGTTGACACGTTAGTGGCTTTGTCAAAGTTCTTTTAGAGGATATGCGCTAAAGAGCTTAAAAAGTCTGATGTTCGGTCATTGCAAGAAGACATTGTGTACATCATGTGCAAGCTGGAGAGGATCTTTACCCCCACTTTCTTTGACATCAtgattcacctcatgatccacctTCCCGAACAAGTGTTGCTTACTGGTCTGGTACAGTATACCTAGTGCTATCCAAATGAGAGGTATGCACTCATAtttattctaattaatcatcctttcaaattaagataaatggtattttaaatatttattataagaattgcatatatatttgttttgcaggcaattgggggatttcaagaagaagaacaaaaacaaacgttTCCCTGAAGGGTCGATCATGGCGGCATATATTCAGGCTGAGTGTGTAACTTACTACAGCGCATATCTCAATGATGAAGACATAGTGGGGGAATCATCTGGAGTGGGTAGTAGCCGGCAATTCAATCTATCAGTTGTTTCCAACGATGTTGAACCGTACGGCAGGTTAAGTAATATTCTGAAAGATTAAGTAATGATGAGATCAAAGAGGCTCATTGGTGTGTCCTTCAACATTGCGAAGAAGCCGAGCGATACTTCAAGTCCCATTTGGAAAGGCAGTATGGTAACGAAGTCATACACAAGAGAGAGTTTCCTGATTACTTCCCTATTTAGGTACCTTTCTATCGATctctatatatgatgttacataaattaaatatatgttgcttTTTGATGTTACATAATGTAACAACGTTGCTCTTAAAATTGTTACAGATGATGCAAATTCAACAGGAGTTTCCTGCTTCTTACGACCCGGAGTTGCACTTATTGGCTGGAGGACCCCAAAGCCACAGAGTTCATGTTGGATGTTTTGTGAACggtgttaagtttgtgacGTCAGAATGAGACGAAGGCCAtgtcacccaaaacaatggagtCATGGTTGAGGGTCTGGGTTTCAACTACTATGGGGTTCTTGTCAGTGTCATCGAACTAATCTACGGCAACCGTATGCCAGTcgtgttgttcaagtgcaaatggttcaatactgaCCCAACTAGACGGAGGAGTACAATTCTGGATCGTGGCTTGTTATCAGTGGACTCAAATAGTGTATGGTATGAGAATGAGTCGTTTATTCTTGCCACCATGgcgaaacaagtgttttatcttgatgatccggcTATGGGTGAGggttggaaagtggtgcaggTGATGTCACATAGGAATATCTGGAGTGCAGCTACACTGGGAAGGGAGGATGATGAGAGTGGGCCTAGTGAACCAATAACAACTGATCAACCgaatgaaccatatcaagaggatTCTCCACATGTAGTCCCCGATACTGAGGATATTCGTGTCAACAACCAACACATTCCGGCTATCATAGGTTACCTTCCAGTTACACCATCTGAACTGAACTCGATACAACCTCGCATCCCCAATCATGATGACGACGGCTTCATAGATGACGAATACATAGAGGATGATGAGTATTCTGACCAAActaaggaagatgatgattcagaTGACTCGGATTATCATGAGTACGATTAGTATATATTACGATTATTGTACGTCGTACGattaatatatagtatatatgattattCGGACGACTTTGATtatcatatgtattttttaggaacaaatattaatttatttttattaattatttattttcgacggtttcttcattttatttttatttcggttttttttgttctcaaCCCAAATCCACCAGACTCCGCTGCCACCAAAACCACCGCATGccgccaccaccaaaaccaaagctcaCCCCACATACCATCGATCACCAACAAAATAACACCGATTACCGCCACCAAAATCCCAGATATGACCCGACCCAAATCAGAATTTAATTCAACCCAAACCTCCACCATCGTTGTCGTCGACTAACCACTACCAACACCCACCACAAGTACCacaaacaccaacaacaacgaatacaacaccaccaccaacaacaacaacaacaaattcatcaacaaacaacTCCAGATCTGAACATAAAATCCTTAGAACCAGTCCTAAAAAGATCCACAAATTCTATAGCTTTCTGGCAACTCGAATGAGCAAATAGAAGAAGATATGGACCCAGATCAATCGAGAGAGGCGGAAAtgggggagaggaggaggtggtgagtC includes:
- the LOC101302513 gene encoding uncharacterized protein LOC101302513; the protein is MNLLNDAFPFAASGYQQNVVYDNAPDTFPNVSHVDYSSDYDNYNRLVQEVQTPLYPGSEHTVLGIAMEQMQIKNKQGKTKTCFDADIALMKKVLPIGNSCPENFDQVKRMLAGLGLDHQKIDACVNNCFLYYKDNKDQVECPHCYEPRYEASTSSKQKKPIPRKVLRYFPLGPRLQRLYMSSHTAKHMRWHQARHQGEERIDPDNLTHPADGEAWKHFDRSFPEFAGDYRNVRLGLATNGFNPTRNMNLSYNIWHVIVFPYNLPPNKCMRK